A single genomic interval of Bos javanicus breed banteng chromosome 8, ARS-OSU_banteng_1.0, whole genome shotgun sequence harbors:
- the LOC133252379 gene encoding histone PARylation factor 1 isoform X3: MVGGGAKRRLRGEGPQCEKPVDVKKSKSCEADVPSDLRKEVESHYRLPLPEDFYHFWRFCEGLDPEQPADSLSASLGLRLVGPYDILAGKHKIKEKSASLNFNLHWRFYYDPPEFQTIIIGDSKTQFHMGYFRDSPDELPVFVGTNEAKKNCIIVQSGDNVFAAVKLFLMKKLKEVTDKKKSSLLKTIDEKLTEAARELGFSLEQRTVRMKQRDKKVVTKTFHGAGLVVPVDKNDVGYRELPETDASLRRICGTIVEAPSDADRLQAFAPVQEMMTYVQFANDECDYGMGLELGLDLFCHGSHYFHKVAGQLLPLAYNLLKRNLFAEIIEAHLANRSQEDVDQLAA; encoded by the exons ATGGTGGGCGGTGGCGCGAAGCGTAGACTCCGCGGAGAGGGGCCGCAG TGTGAAAAACCGGTCGATGTGAAGAAGAGTAAGTCCTGTGAAGCTGACGTGCCCAGTGACCTTCGAAAAGAGGTGGAAAGCCATTACAGGCTTCCTCTGCCTGAAGATTTCTACCACTTCTGGAGGTTCTGCGAAGGACTTGACCCTGAACAGCCAGCTG ATTCACTATCTGCAAGCCTTGGACTTCGATTAGTGGGTCCTTATGATATCCTTGCcggaaaacataaaataaaggaaaaatcagCAAGCTTGAATTTTAATCTTCACTGGAGATTTTACTATGATCCTCCTGAGTTCCAGACCATTATTATTGGAGACAGTAAAACTCAATTCCACATGGGGTATTTCAG GGATTCTCCTGATGAACTTCCTGTATTTGTCGGTACAAACGAAGCAAAGAAAAATTGTATAATTGTTCAAAGTGGAGATAATGTGTTTGCTGCAGTcaa attatttttgatGAAAAAACTTAAAGAAGTAACAGATAAGAAGAAAAGTAGTCTCTTGAAAACCATAGATGAGAAACTCACAGAAGCAGCCAGAGAACTGGGGTTCTCCCTGGAGCAGAGAACTGTGAGGATGAAGCAGAGAGACAAGAAA gtGGTGACAAAGACCTTTCATGGGGCAGGCTTGGTTGTCCCAGTGGATAAAAATGATGTTGGATACAGAGAGCTCCCTGAAACGGATG CCAGCCTCAGGAGAATCTGCGGGACAATTGTGGAGGCCCCCAGTGATGCCGACAGACTGCAGGCCTTTGCCCCCGTCCAGGAGATGATGACCTACGTGCAGTTTGCTAACGATGAGTGCGACTATGGGATGGGGCTGGAGCTGGGACTGGACCTCTTCTGCCATGGCTCCCAC TATTTTCATAAAGTTGCTGGCCAGCTTTTACCTCTGGCATATAATCTGCTGAAGAGGAATCTCTTTGCGGAAATTATTGAAGCTCATCTAGCAAACAGGAGCCAAGAGGACGTGGACCAGCTCGCAGCATGA
- the LOC133252379 gene encoding histone PARylation factor 1 isoform X2 — translation MARVKNLPEQPNQYAKLPFMECEKPVDVKKSKSCEADVPSDLRKEVESHYRLPLPEDFYHFWRFCEGLDPEQPADSLSASLGLRLVGPYDILAGKHKIKEKSASLNFNLHWRFYYDPPEFQTIIIGDSKTQFHMGYFRDSPDELPVFVGTNEAKKNCIIVQSGDNVFAAVKLFLMKKLKEVTDKKKSSLLKTIDEKLTEAARELGFSLEQRTVRMKQRDKKVVTKTFHGAGLVVPVDKNDVGYRELPETDASLRRICGTIVEAPSDADRLQAFAPVQEMMTYVQFANDECDYGMGLELGLDLFCHGSHYFHKVAGQLLPLAYNLLKRNLFAEIIEAHLANRSQEDVDQLAA, via the exons ATGGCAAGAGTCAAGAATCTCCCTGAGCAGCCTAACCAGTATGCAAAACTGCCTTTTATGGAA TGTGAAAAACCGGTCGATGTGAAGAAGAGTAAGTCCTGTGAAGCTGACGTGCCCAGTGACCTTCGAAAAGAGGTGGAAAGCCATTACAGGCTTCCTCTGCCTGAAGATTTCTACCACTTCTGGAGGTTCTGCGAAGGACTTGACCCTGAACAGCCAGCTG ATTCACTATCTGCAAGCCTTGGACTTCGATTAGTGGGTCCTTATGATATCCTTGCcggaaaacataaaataaaggaaaaatcagCAAGCTTGAATTTTAATCTTCACTGGAGATTTTACTATGATCCTCCTGAGTTCCAGACCATTATTATTGGAGACAGTAAAACTCAATTCCACATGGGGTATTTCAG GGATTCTCCTGATGAACTTCCTGTATTTGTCGGTACAAACGAAGCAAAGAAAAATTGTATAATTGTTCAAAGTGGAGATAATGTGTTTGCTGCAGTcaa attatttttgatGAAAAAACTTAAAGAAGTAACAGATAAGAAGAAAAGTAGTCTCTTGAAAACCATAGATGAGAAACTCACAGAAGCAGCCAGAGAACTGGGGTTCTCCCTGGAGCAGAGAACTGTGAGGATGAAGCAGAGAGACAAGAAA gtGGTGACAAAGACCTTTCATGGGGCAGGCTTGGTTGTCCCAGTGGATAAAAATGATGTTGGATACAGAGAGCTCCCTGAAACGGATG CCAGCCTCAGGAGAATCTGCGGGACAATTGTGGAGGCCCCCAGTGATGCCGACAGACTGCAGGCCTTTGCCCCCGTCCAGGAGATGATGACCTACGTGCAGTTTGCTAACGATGAGTGCGACTATGGGATGGGGCTGGAGCTGGGACTGGACCTCTTCTGCCATGGCTCCCAC TATTTTCATAAAGTTGCTGGCCAGCTTTTACCTCTGGCATATAATCTGCTGAAGAGGAATCTCTTTGCGGAAATTATTGAAGCTCATCTAGCAAACAGGAGCCAAGAGGACGTGGACCAGCTCGCAGCATGA
- the LOC133252379 gene encoding histone PARylation factor 1 isoform X1: MARVKNLPEQPNQYAKLPFMEFQVDSEWTQPHIYVYPFFLQTPLPSRLSCNIEQSSLCSTCEKPVDVKKSKSCEADVPSDLRKEVESHYRLPLPEDFYHFWRFCEGLDPEQPADSLSASLGLRLVGPYDILAGKHKIKEKSASLNFNLHWRFYYDPPEFQTIIIGDSKTQFHMGYFRDSPDELPVFVGTNEAKKNCIIVQSGDNVFAAVKLFLMKKLKEVTDKKKSSLLKTIDEKLTEAARELGFSLEQRTVRMKQRDKKVVTKTFHGAGLVVPVDKNDVGYRELPETDASLRRICGTIVEAPSDADRLQAFAPVQEMMTYVQFANDECDYGMGLELGLDLFCHGSHYFHKVAGQLLPLAYNLLKRNLFAEIIEAHLANRSQEDVDQLAA, from the exons ATGGCAAGAGTCAAGAATCTCCCTGAGCAGCCTAACCAGTATGCAAAACTGCCTTTTATGGAA tttcaggtggacagtgaatggactcagccacacatatacgtGTATCCGTTCTTCctgcaaactcccctcccatccaggctgtcgtgtaacattgagcagagttccctgtgctctaca TGTGAAAAACCGGTCGATGTGAAGAAGAGTAAGTCCTGTGAAGCTGACGTGCCCAGTGACCTTCGAAAAGAGGTGGAAAGCCATTACAGGCTTCCTCTGCCTGAAGATTTCTACCACTTCTGGAGGTTCTGCGAAGGACTTGACCCTGAACAGCCAGCTG ATTCACTATCTGCAAGCCTTGGACTTCGATTAGTGGGTCCTTATGATATCCTTGCcggaaaacataaaataaaggaaaaatcagCAAGCTTGAATTTTAATCTTCACTGGAGATTTTACTATGATCCTCCTGAGTTCCAGACCATTATTATTGGAGACAGTAAAACTCAATTCCACATGGGGTATTTCAG GGATTCTCCTGATGAACTTCCTGTATTTGTCGGTACAAACGAAGCAAAGAAAAATTGTATAATTGTTCAAAGTGGAGATAATGTGTTTGCTGCAGTcaa attatttttgatGAAAAAACTTAAAGAAGTAACAGATAAGAAGAAAAGTAGTCTCTTGAAAACCATAGATGAGAAACTCACAGAAGCAGCCAGAGAACTGGGGTTCTCCCTGGAGCAGAGAACTGTGAGGATGAAGCAGAGAGACAAGAAA gtGGTGACAAAGACCTTTCATGGGGCAGGCTTGGTTGTCCCAGTGGATAAAAATGATGTTGGATACAGAGAGCTCCCTGAAACGGATG CCAGCCTCAGGAGAATCTGCGGGACAATTGTGGAGGCCCCCAGTGATGCCGACAGACTGCAGGCCTTTGCCCCCGTCCAGGAGATGATGACCTACGTGCAGTTTGCTAACGATGAGTGCGACTATGGGATGGGGCTGGAGCTGGGACTGGACCTCTTCTGCCATGGCTCCCAC TATTTTCATAAAGTTGCTGGCCAGCTTTTACCTCTGGCATATAATCTGCTGAAGAGGAATCTCTTTGCGGAAATTATTGAAGCTCATCTAGCAAACAGGAGCCAAGAGGACGTGGACCAGCTCGCAGCATGA